CCGCCCTTCTCGACCGAGCGCTGGAACGCCGGCCGCGCGTGCATCCGCGTCAGCCAGGCGCTGAGGTTCGGATAGGGCCCGAGCTTGTCGAACACCTTGGCCATCTCGGCGACAAAGCTCATCTGGATATCGACGCCGGTCAGCGACGTCCCGACAAGAATTCCCTGCCCTTCAGCGCGCCGTCGACATAGCCGAGATGGTTT
The sequence above is drawn from the Bradyrhizobium sediminis genome and encodes:
- a CDS encoding glutathione binding-like protein yields the protein MLVGTSLTGVDIQMSFVAEMAKVFDKLGPYPNLSAWLTRMHARPAFQRSVEKGGAYRFAK